A genomic window from Aquila chrysaetos chrysaetos chromosome 9, bAquChr1.4, whole genome shotgun sequence includes:
- the GSE1 gene encoding genetic suppressor element 1 isoform X3, whose translation MKIDRGASLPPLARPAWRSPGESGLFLLASGHAARTDGRTDGQTPARSLAWVTHPTPPAPFLHAGWVVAGNPTAPAGSGGMSHEPKSPSLGMLSTATRTTATVSPLTPSPLNGSIVPNGSPAASSTLSVQAAPSSSFAAALRKLAKQAEEPRGSSISSESSPVSSPATNHSSPASTPKRGPMGPIIVPPGGHSVPSTPPVVTIAPTKTVNGVWRSEGRQQEAGSRGSSSSGGRERLISEPPLAQEKAGGPAVPSHLLGTPYSFGLPHSSVVQDSRFPPLNLQRPVHHVVPPSAVTEDYLRSFRPYHTAEDLRMSSLPPLGLDPAAAAAYYHPSYLTHHPFPHPAFRMDESYCLSALRSPFYPLPAPGSLPPLHPSAMHLHLSGVRYPPELSHSSLSALQSERISSLAAERLQMDEELRQREREREREREKEREREADREREKEREREREREKELEREREKERERELERQRERAREKELSMVKAMEGPFLPVAELHGLRGHPAEERGKPVEPLVPSRPEKLKDSVLPTPKPIQHPLHQPPASHHPVPSLIPNHNVFPLPGSSAATALLIHRTNEEEKWLARQRRLRQEKEDRQSQVSEFRQQVLEQHLDMGRTPSQPEPDHRPEHPRSGSSRHEPSGREPGQHFGGPPPLISPKPQHHPVTTSLWNPVSLMESPPEPPRRLPEPHGLHGHPAPFEPSRQGIPLVKVERVFCPEKLEEGARKRDALEKYPPAREPGAPEHGGFTHAPFLAELEKSTQSILSQQRPPAAPFVEATKPSSPYRPPPPRAQDPMYIYDEFVQQHRRLVSKLDLEERRRREAREKGYYYDLDDSCDDSDEEEVRAHLRCVAEQPPLKLDTSSEKLEFLQLFGLTTQQQKEELLSQKRRKRRRMLRERSPSPPTVQNKRRTPSPRLPLSTRYSPDEMNNSPNFEEKKRFLTIFNLTHISAEKRKASHAADKEKLVEMLQAMKQKTTPAAVVVKSSPRDSPSGPAIEPLVPPLPLDPDKPVGIAVSVPEAQKTVEPGRLDQLRPQELPRAKESATAPAEKPRLSDGHPGKKALSILSYVRGPLPKDIPVPLSHSMNGKSKPWEPFIAEEFAHQFHESVLQSTQKALQKHKGGTAALTAEQNHKLDTSIHYNIPELQASSRLAAPPHNGTAEGPLPHRALPPLPHDSASEEEEEEEEEEEEEYPRPKWQGIEAIFEAYQEHIEEQNLERQVLQTQCRRLEAQHYSLSLTAEQLSHSMAELRTQKQKMVSERERLQAELDHLRKCLALPAMQWSRGYFKGYPR comes from the exons ATGAAAATTGATCGAGGGGCAAGTCTGCCGCCTCTCGCTCGCCCGGCTTGGCGCAGCCCGGGGGAGTCTGGGCTTTTCTTGCTCGCCTCGGGACACGCCGCtcggacggacggacggacggacggacagacgCCGGCTCGCAGCCTCGCGTGGGTCACCCACCCCACGCCGCCAGCACCCTTTCTCCACGCTGGGTGGGTGGTGGCGGGGAACCCCACCGCACCGGCCGGCTCAGGGG GCATGAGCCATGAGCCGAAGTCGCCGTCCCTAGGAATGCTCTCCACCGCCACCCGCACCACTGCCACCGTCAGCCCCCTCACCCCCTCGCCGCTCAACGGCTCCATCGTCCCCAATGGCAGCCCGGCAGCCAGCAGCACTTTGTCCGTCCAGGCAGCACCTTCCTCCAGCTTCGCCGCCGCTCTCCGCAAGCTCGCCAAGCAAGCCGAGGAGCCCAGAG ggTCCTCGATAAGCAGCGAGTCGTCCCCGGTCTCCTCGCCGGCCACCAACCACAGCTCCCCCGCCAGCACGCCCAAGCGCGGCCCCATGGGCCCCATCATCGTGCCCCCGGGGGGGCACAGCGTGCCCAGCACACCGCCCGTCGTCACCATCGCCCCCACGAAGACGGTCAACGGGGTCTGGAGGAGCGAGGGCAGACAG CAAGAAGCAGGGTCAcgaggaagcagcagcagcggcggccGCGAGCGCCTGATTTCGGAGCCCCCCCTCGCCCAGGAGAAAGCGGGGGGCCCCGCCGTCCCCTCCCACCTCCTGGGGACACCCTACTCCTTCGGGCTGCCCCACAGCTCCGTGGTCCAGGACTCCCGCTTCCCGCCTCTCAA cctgcagcGGCCGGTCCACCACGTGGTGCCTCCCAGCGCCGTCACCGAGGATTACCTGCGCAGTTTTCGTCCCTACCACACCGCCGAGGACCTCCGCATGTCCTCCCTGCCGCCCCTCGGACTGGatccggccgccgccgccgcttaCTACCACCCCAGCTACCTGACGCATCACCCCTTCCCGCACCCCGCCTTCAG GATGGACGAGTCGTACTGCCTGTCGGCGCTGCGGTCCCCCTTCTACCCGCTGCCGGCGCCGGGCTCGCTGCCGCCCCTGCACCCCTCGGCCATGCACCTGCATCTTTCGGGGGTACGGTACCCCCCTGAGCTCTCGCACTCCTCCCTCTCCGCCCTGCAGTCCGAGCGCATCTCCAGCCTCGCCGCCGAGAG GCTGCAAATGGACGAGGAGCTGCGGCAGAGGGAGCGAGAGCGCGAGCGCGAGCGGGAGAAGGAGCGGGAGCGAGAAGCCGACCGGGAGCGGGAGAAGGAGCGCGAACGGGAGCGGGAACGCGAGAAGGAGCTGGAGCGCGAGCGGGAGAAGGAGCGGGAACGGGAGCTGGAGAGGCAGCGGGAGCGCGCCCGGGAGAAGGAGCTGAGCATGGTGAAAGCCATGGAGGGGCCCTTCCTCCCCGTGGCTGAGCTgcacgggctgcgggggcaccCGGCCGAGGAGCGGGGCAAGCCGGTGGAGCCGCTGGTGCCCAGCAGACCAG AGAAGCTCAAGGACTCGGTGCTGCCGACGCCAAAGCCCATCCAGCACCCGCTGCACCAGCCGCCGGCCTCCCACCACCCCGTACCCAGCCTCATCCCCAACCACAACGTGTTCCCGCTGCCGGGGAGCAGCGCGGCCACGGCGCTGCTCATCCACCGCACCAACGAGGAGGAGAAGTGGCTGGCTCGGCAGCGCCGGCTTCGCCAGGAGAAGGAAGACCGGCAATCCCAAGTCTCGGAATTTCGGCAAcaggtgctggagcagcacCTTGACATGGGGCGCACCCCGAGCCAGCCCGAGCCGGACCATCGGCCGGAGCATCCCAG gTCGGGATCGAGCCGCCACGAGCCGAGTGGCCGGGAGCCAGGGCAGCACTTCGGCGGGCCCCCGCCGCTCATCTCCCCCAAGCCCCAGCACCACCCCGTCACCACGTCCCTCTGGAACCCCGTCTCGCTGATGGAGagcccccccgagcccccccggCGCCTCCCCGAGCCCCACGGCCTCCACGGCCACCCGGCCCCCTTTGAGCCCAGCCGTCAGGGCATCCCGCTGGTGAAGGTGGAGAGGGTCTTCTGCCCCGAGAAGCTGGAGGAGGGGGCGAGGAAGAGGGATGCTCTGGAGAAATACCCCCCAGCACGGGAGCCCGGCGCCCCGGAGCACGGGGGCTTCACCCACGCTCCCTTCCTAGCCGAGCTGGAAAAGTCCACGCAGAGCATCCTAAGCCAGCAAAGACCCCCAGCCGCCCCCTTCGTCGAGGCCACCAAGCCCAGCTCACCCTAccggcccccccctccccgcgcccaGGACCCCATGTACATCTACGACGAGTTCGTGCAGCAGCATCGCAGGCTGGTCAGCAAACTCGACCTGGAGGAGCGCCGGCGGAGGGAAGCCCGCGAGAAAG GTTACTATTACGACCTGGACGACTCCTGCGACGACAGCGACGAGGAGGAGGTGCGGGCCCATCTCCGCTGCGTGGCCGAGCAGCCCCCGCTGAAGCTGGACACGTCCTCCGAG AAGCTGGAGTTCCTGCAGCTCTTCGGCCTCACCACGCAGCAACAGAAGGAGGAATTGCTGAGCCAGAAGCGGCGCAAACGCCGGCGCATGCTGCGGGAGAGGAGCCCCTCGCCGCCGACGGTGCAGAACAAGCGCCGCACGCCCTCCCCGCGCCTCCCGCTCTCCACCCGCTACAGCCCCGACGAGATGAACAACAGCCCCAACTTCGAGGAGAAGAAGCGCTTCCTCACCATCTTCAACCTCACGCACATCAGCGCCGAGAAGAGGAAAG CTTCCCATGCCGCAGACAAGGAGAAGCTGGTAGAGATGCTCCAGGCCATGAAGCAGAAGACCACGCCGGCCGCCGTGGTGGTGAAGAGCTCCCCACGGGACAGCCCCAGCGGCCCCGCCATCG AGCCACTGGTGCCGCCGCTCCCGCTGGATCCGGATAAACCCGTGGGCATCGCTGTCTCCGTGCCGGAGGCGCAGAAGACGGTGGAGCCCGGCAGGTTAGACCAGCTGAGACCCCAGGAGCTACCGAGGGCTAAGGAATCAGCCACCGCGCCGGCAGAGAAGCCCCGGCTGAGCGATGGGCATCCCGGGAAGAAGGCACTCAGCATCCTCAGCTACGTCAGGGGTCCCCTTCCCAAGGACATCCCGGTGCCGCTGTCCCACAGCATGAATGGCAAGAGCAAGCCTTGGGAGCCCTTCATCGCCGAGGAGTTCGCCCATCAGTTCCACGAGTCGGTGCTGCAGTCCACCCAGAAGGCGTTGCAGAAGCACAAAG GGGGGACGGCGGCGTTGACGGCGGAGCAGAACCACAAGCTCGACACCTCCATCCACTACAACATCCCCGAGCTGCAGGCGTCCAGCCGCCTGGCTGCCCCACCGCACAACGGCACGGCCGAGGGGCCGCTGCCCCACCGGGCGCTGCCCCCGCTGCCCCATGACTCGGCCtccgaggaagaggaggaggaggaggaggaagaggaggaagagtaCCCCAGGCCCAAGTGGCAAGGGATCGAGGCAATTTTTGAAGCTTACCAGGAACATATAGAAG AACAAAACCTGGAGCGCCAAGTGCTGCAGACCCAGTGCCGGCGGCTGGAAGCCCAGCACTACAGCCTGAGCCTGACGGCAGAGCAGCTTTCGCACAGCATGGCG GAATTAAGGACCCAGAAGCAGAAGATGGTCTCGGAGCGCGAGCGCCTGCAAGCCGAGCTGGATCACCTGCGGAAGTGCCTTGCCTTGCCTGCAATGCAGTGGTCTAGGGGTTATTTCAAGGGGTATCCCAGGTGA